Proteins encoded by one window of Bradyrhizobium sp. B097:
- a CDS encoding trehalose-6-phosphate synthase, whose product MVRIHDTLDAATSGLGSTSHDAQQDETTNQAAFDRYLDERPLELEQQAGAGPSRAVVSGDVENRIDTADQLPDMKLVVISNRVAQFDPNIPQTGGLAAALEPVVERSGAVWMGSLEKRGGGTEQPLPLVKTGAGHVARLDLPAADYPGYYRGFSNSTLWPALHSLPERMSASEEDYGSYRKINDFMARAAFGLRDRDAFWVHDYHLLPLGADLHRLGIERPTGFFLHTPWPTPDMIERVPNHRELMKSMLEYDLLGFQTTRDLNNFLACLHSHFGLKSKDGVVTSERGQTRLQKFPIGIDPKQFAEYLAADLSPAEQEKISSLLKNVEGAKLAIGVDRLDYTKGIDKRVEAFNQLLAAEPRSISLLQIAPPSRADVEEYQKYKDEVKNAINHVNAEHGTQDWSPIHYENDAFSQAALARLYRAAHVGIVTPLRDGMNLVAKEYVVTQDPEDPGVLVLSKFAGAAEDFNENGALLVDPTRPEEIAGAISKAANMPLEERVKRWRSMMDKLESYTIHDWSADYVRELDKSRITVPADQFHYLGLGWTNEAQMPMYQNYAEAVTAYNEIEPANAGLREAAYADVKSAFEALAAPLEHTQDRLWDLPTATASFNGRRGQELAEED is encoded by the coding sequence ATGGTTCGAATTCATGACACTCTCGACGCGGCAACATCGGGCCTCGGCAGTACATCGCACGACGCTCAGCAAGATGAAACGACAAACCAAGCGGCCTTTGACCGGTACCTGGACGAGAGGCCGCTGGAGCTGGAGCAACAAGCCGGCGCAGGTCCTTCCCGTGCTGTTGTTTCGGGCGATGTGGAGAATCGCATTGATACGGCAGACCAGCTACCGGACATGAAACTTGTTGTCATTTCGAACCGCGTTGCGCAGTTTGACCCCAATATACCCCAGACCGGCGGTCTCGCCGCGGCCCTCGAGCCTGTCGTGGAGCGTTCCGGCGCGGTCTGGATGGGCTCCTTGGAGAAGCGCGGCGGCGGAACCGAGCAGCCCCTGCCGCTCGTGAAGACTGGTGCAGGCCATGTGGCCAGGCTCGATCTGCCGGCCGCGGACTATCCTGGCTATTATCGAGGTTTTTCGAATTCGACGTTGTGGCCGGCATTGCACTCCCTGCCCGAGCGAATGTCGGCTTCGGAAGAGGATTATGGCAGCTATCGAAAGATCAACGACTTTATGGCGCGTGCGGCATTCGGCCTACGGGATCGGGACGCATTCTGGGTGCATGATTATCATTTGCTTCCGCTCGGGGCCGATCTGCATAGGCTCGGCATCGAGCGGCCGACCGGCTTTTTCCTGCATACGCCATGGCCGACGCCTGACATGATAGAGCGCGTACCCAATCATCGCGAACTGATGAAGTCGATGCTGGAATACGATCTGCTCGGCTTTCAGACGACCCGGGATCTGAACAATTTCCTGGCGTGTCTCCATTCCCATTTCGGGTTGAAGAGCAAGGATGGCGTCGTGACCTCGGAGCGGGGCCAGACGCGACTTCAGAAGTTCCCAATCGGTATCGATCCGAAGCAGTTCGCAGAGTATCTCGCAGCAGACCTGTCGCCCGCAGAGCAAGAAAAAATCTCGTCGTTATTGAAAAACGTCGAGGGCGCCAAGCTTGCGATCGGCGTAGACCGGCTCGACTACACGAAGGGTATCGACAAACGGGTCGAAGCATTCAATCAGCTTTTAGCGGCCGAGCCGCGCAGTATCTCGCTGTTGCAGATCGCGCCGCCCTCACGCGCCGACGTCGAAGAGTATCAGAAATATAAAGATGAGGTGAAGAACGCGATCAACCACGTCAATGCCGAGCATGGCACGCAGGATTGGAGTCCGATCCACTACGAGAATGACGCGTTCAGCCAGGCTGCACTCGCGCGTCTTTACCGTGCTGCGCATGTCGGCATCGTGACACCGCTGCGCGACGGCATGAATCTGGTGGCGAAAGAATATGTTGTTACACAAGATCCGGAGGATCCCGGCGTTCTGGTATTATCCAAGTTTGCGGGGGCGGCTGAAGACTTCAACGAGAACGGGGCGCTGCTGGTGGATCCAACCCGCCCTGAAGAGATCGCAGGCGCAATTTCGAAGGCGGCCAACATGCCGCTTGAGGAGCGTGTCAAGCGCTGGCGGTCGATGATGGACAAACTTGAATCCTATACCATCCACGATTGGTCGGCGGACTACGTTCGAGAGCTGGACAAAAGCCGGATCACCGTTCCGGCTGATCAGTTCCACTATCTCGGTCTCGGCTGGACCAACGAGGCTCAGATGCCCATGTACCAGAACTATGCCGAGGCGGTGACCGCCTACAATGAGATCGAACCCGCGAATGCCGGGTTGAGGGAGGCTGCCTATGCAGACGTGAAATCGGCCTTTGAGGCGTTAGCGGCCCCACTGGAGCATACACAGGATAGACTCTGGGACCTGCCGACGGCGACAGCTTCGTTCAATGGCCGCCGCGGACAAGAGCTGGCCGAGGAGGACTGA
- a CDS encoding prolyl oligopeptidase family serine peptidase, translating into MNTSLLCAALLSIACHTSAALSQERTDAGPADDPFLWLEEIEAPRALAWARAENDKTLGVLQSDHRYRRSYEEALTILQAKDRIPYVSLGRRGLENFWQDDTHVRGVWRRTTLESYRSQDPRWETILDIDQLAVAENRNWVFKGGRCLPPEERLCLLSLSDGGKDAASIREFDRDAKAFVAGGFDFPEAKQSISWVDGDTVLVARDWGEGTLTQAGYPFVVKELKRAQPLTEAREIFRGQPTDVQTIPFVLRDTESQLHAVGAIRAISSFEHEYVLFDRNGPIKLNLPKKAAIVGVASGRLLVKLDEEWALPGNTSFSAGSMISYDLADWKHDPLRARPSLVFQPGPRQALSGVHRTKNLLILTVLDNVQSKAFVYKYDQGTWSATAIPLPDNANVSLSAASEQADQVMFTVSNYLTPTSLWYFDAQSNSLEALKTTPAQFDASHHVVEQLEAPSRDGTPIPYFLVRPKNTRFDGAIPTLLNGYGGFQVPLLPSYLGPAGRLWLEQGNAYVIANLRGGGEFGPRWHEAAQAATKQRTWDDFIAVAEDLIRRKVTSPRRLGVVGGSQGGLLVGAAITQRPELFNAAIIQVPLFDMLRFTKLGAGASWIAEYGDPAIPEQRAWIEAYSPYQKLVPGKPYPVPLILTSTKDDRVHPAHGRKAAARLAALGQPYFYYENIDGGHSAAANLIEYARQLALEYTYAFRRLCLE; encoded by the coding sequence ATGAACACGTCACTGCTCTGCGCCGCGTTGCTCTCGATTGCCTGTCACACCTCCGCGGCGCTGTCGCAAGAGCGGACGGATGCGGGGCCGGCTGACGACCCATTCCTTTGGCTCGAGGAGATCGAAGCGCCGCGCGCATTGGCTTGGGCACGCGCCGAGAACGACAAGACGCTCGGCGTGCTCCAGTCAGATCACCGCTATCGGCGCTCTTACGAAGAGGCGCTCACCATCCTGCAGGCCAAGGACCGGATTCCGTACGTTTCGTTGGGGCGGCGCGGCCTGGAGAATTTTTGGCAGGACGACACGCACGTGCGCGGCGTCTGGCGGCGCACCACGCTTGAGAGCTATCGCAGTCAAGACCCGCGATGGGAGACCATCCTCGACATCGACCAGCTCGCTGTCGCCGAGAACAGGAATTGGGTTTTCAAGGGTGGCCGCTGTCTTCCGCCGGAAGAGCGGCTCTGCCTGCTTTCTCTTTCCGACGGCGGTAAGGATGCCGCGTCCATCCGCGAGTTCGACCGGGACGCCAAGGCCTTCGTTGCGGGCGGCTTTGATTTTCCCGAGGCTAAGCAGAGTATCAGCTGGGTCGATGGCGACACTGTCCTTGTTGCACGGGACTGGGGCGAAGGGACCCTGACGCAAGCCGGCTACCCGTTCGTGGTGAAGGAGCTTAAACGCGCTCAGCCGCTCACCGAGGCACGCGAGATCTTTCGAGGCCAACCGACCGATGTCCAGACGATTCCCTTCGTGCTTCGCGACACTGAAAGCCAGCTGCATGCCGTCGGCGCCATCCGCGCGATCAGTTCCTTCGAGCATGAGTACGTGCTCTTCGACCGCAACGGACCTATCAAGCTCAATCTGCCCAAGAAGGCGGCGATCGTTGGGGTCGCGAGTGGCCGCCTGCTTGTGAAGCTTGACGAAGAATGGGCGCTGCCCGGAAACACCAGCTTTTCGGCAGGCTCGATGATCTCGTACGATTTGGCCGACTGGAAGCACGATCCCCTGCGCGCCAGACCGTCGCTTGTCTTTCAGCCTGGGCCCCGGCAGGCACTGAGCGGGGTGCATCGCACAAAAAACCTGTTGATCCTGACGGTCCTCGACAATGTTCAGAGCAAAGCGTTCGTCTACAAGTACGACCAGGGTACTTGGTCGGCGACGGCAATCCCGCTCCCCGACAATGCGAACGTCAGCCTGTCAGCCGCTTCCGAGCAGGCGGATCAAGTGATGTTCACCGTCTCCAACTATCTTACGCCAACGTCACTTTGGTATTTCGATGCCCAAAGCAACAGCCTCGAGGCGCTGAAGACGACACCTGCGCAGTTTGATGCGTCCCACCATGTCGTCGAGCAGCTCGAAGCGCCTTCGCGTGATGGCACTCCGATTCCGTATTTTCTCGTGCGTCCGAAGAACACAAGGTTTGACGGCGCGATCCCGACGCTGCTCAATGGTTATGGCGGATTCCAGGTTCCGCTGCTCCCGTCCTATCTGGGACCTGCGGGGCGGCTCTGGCTCGAACAGGGCAATGCCTATGTCATTGCGAACCTGCGCGGGGGCGGCGAGTTTGGTCCAAGATGGCATGAAGCCGCCCAAGCGGCGACCAAGCAGAGGACATGGGATGATTTCATTGCCGTTGCCGAGGACCTGATTCGGCGCAAGGTCACAAGTCCCCGCCGACTGGGCGTGGTTGGCGGTAGCCAGGGCGGTCTGCTTGTTGGTGCCGCAATCACCCAGCGTCCCGAGCTCTTCAACGCCGCGATCATCCAGGTTCCGCTATTTGACATGCTTCGATTCACCAAACTGGGGGCGGGCGCCTCCTGGATCGCCGAGTATGGTGATCCGGCCATTCCCGAGCAGCGCGCGTGGATCGAAGCCTACTCGCCCTACCAGAAGCTGGTGCCGGGCAAGCCTTACCCCGTCCCTTTAATTCTCACCTCCACCAAGGATGATCGCGTGCATCCAGCGCACGGCCGCAAGGCCGCCGCGAGGCTCGCTGCGCTGGGCCAGCCTTACTTCTACTACGAGAACATCGATGGGGGACATAGCGCCGCGGCCAATCTGATCGAATATGCGCGTCAGCTAGCCCTCGAATACACCTACGCATTCAGGCGGCTTTGTCTTGAGTAA
- a CDS encoding acyl-CoA carboxylase subunit beta — MTTLAELEDRRAGARLGGGEKRIEAQHARGKLTARERIELLLDKGSFEEFDMFVEHRSIEFGMEKNKIPGDGVVTGWGTVNGRKTFVFAKDFTVFGGSLSETHALKITKLQDMAMKARAPIIGLYDAGGARIQEGVAALAGYSYVFRRNVIASGVIPQISVIMGPCAGGDVYSPAMTDFIFMVKNTSYMFVTGPDVVKTVTNEVVTAEELGGASVHATRSSIADGAFENDVDALLQMRRLIDFLPSNNTDGVPEWPSFDDIGRVDMSLDTLIPDNPHKPYDMKELILKVVDEGDFFEISETFAKNIVTGFGRIAGRTVGFVANQPMVLAGVLDSDASRKAARFVRFCDAFNIPIVTFVDVPGFLPGTAQEYGGLIKHGAKLLFAYSQCTVPLVTIITRKAYGGAFDVMASKEIGADMNYAWPTAQIAVMGAKGAVEIIFRADIGDPDKIAARTKEYEDRFLSPFIAAERGYIDDVIMPHSTRRRIARALAMLKDKKVEIPAKKHDNLPL; from the coding sequence GTGACGACATTGGCTGAACTCGAAGATCGACGTGCCGGCGCCAGGCTCGGCGGCGGCGAAAAGCGCATCGAGGCGCAGCACGCCCGCGGCAAGCTCACCGCCCGCGAGCGGATCGAGCTGCTGCTGGACAAGGGCTCGTTCGAGGAATTCGACATGTTCGTCGAGCACCGCTCGATCGAGTTCGGCATGGAGAAGAACAAGATCCCCGGCGACGGCGTCGTCACCGGCTGGGGCACGGTCAACGGCCGCAAGACTTTTGTCTTTGCCAAGGACTTTACCGTTTTCGGCGGCTCGCTCTCCGAAACCCACGCGCTGAAGATCACCAAACTTCAGGACATGGCGATGAAGGCGAGGGCGCCGATCATCGGCCTCTATGACGCCGGCGGCGCGCGCATCCAGGAGGGCGTCGCTGCGCTCGCGGGTTATTCCTACGTGTTCCGCCGCAACGTCATCGCCTCCGGCGTGATCCCGCAGATCTCCGTCATCATGGGCCCCTGCGCCGGCGGTGACGTCTATTCGCCCGCCATGACCGACTTCATCTTCATGGTGAAGAACACCAGCTACATGTTCGTCACCGGCCCCGACGTGGTGAAGACCGTCACCAACGAAGTCGTGACGGCGGAGGAGCTCGGCGGCGCCTCGGTGCACGCGACGCGCTCCTCGATCGCCGACGGCGCGTTCGAGAACGACGTCGATGCGCTGTTGCAGATGCGCCGCCTGATCGACTTTCTGCCGTCGAACAACACCGACGGTGTGCCGGAATGGCCGAGTTTCGACGACATCGGCCGGGTCGACATGTCGCTCGACACGCTGATCCCCGACAATCCGCACAAGCCCTACGACATGAAGGAGCTGATCCTGAAGGTCGTCGACGAGGGCGACTTCTTCGAGATCTCGGAGACCTTTGCCAAAAACATCGTCACCGGCTTCGGCCGCATCGCCGGCCGCACCGTCGGCTTCGTCGCCAACCAGCCGATGGTGCTGGCCGGCGTGCTCGACAGTGATGCCTCGCGCAAGGCGGCGCGCTTCGTGCGGTTCTGCGATGCCTTCAACATCCCGATCGTCACCTTCGTCGACGTGCCGGGCTTCCTGCCCGGCACCGCGCAGGAATATGGCGGCCTGATCAAGCACGGCGCAAAACTCTTGTTCGCCTATTCGCAGTGCACGGTGCCGCTCGTCACCATCATCACCCGCAAGGCCTATGGCGGCGCCTTCGACGTGATGGCGTCGAAGGAAATCGGCGCCGACATGAACTACGCCTGGCCGACCGCGCAGATCGCCGTGATGGGCGCCAAGGGTGCGGTGGAAATCATCTTCCGCGCTGACATCGGCGACCCCGACAAGATCGCCGCCCGAACGAAGGAATACGAAGACCGCTTCCTGTCGCCCTTCATCGCCGCCGAGCGCGGCTACATCGACGACGTCATCATGCCGCATTCGACCCGCCGCCGGATCGCGCGGGCACTGGCGATGCTGAAGGACAAGAAGGTCGAGATCCCGGCGAAGAAGCACGACAATTTGCCCTTGTGA
- the bioB gene encoding biotin synthase BioB, with protein MSVIDQAYQDDAAPTGAVRRQWTRSEAEAIYNLPFSDLVFRAQSTHRGNFDPNAIELASLLSIKTGGCPEDCGYCSQSARYDTGVGATRLLDQADVVAAARRAKSAGATRFCMAAAWRSPKDRELDRVCDMVTAVKRLGLETCVTLGMLTSEQAERLATAGLRFYNHNVDTSPEFYGKIITTRTLQDRLDTLEHVRHAGISVCSGGIIGMGEGIEDRLGMLVLLANLPAHPESVPINLWNEVRGVPVADTASRPDPIEVARLVAVARILMPHAVVRLSAGRQYMTDELQALCFLAGANSLFIGDVLLTTKNPQRERDEGLLQRLGMSFRPH; from the coding sequence ATGAGCGTGATTGACCAAGCCTATCAAGATGACGCCGCCCCCACGGGGGCAGTTCGTCGGCAGTGGACCCGCTCCGAGGCCGAAGCGATCTACAATCTTCCGTTTTCCGATCTCGTTTTCCGTGCCCAGAGCACTCATCGCGGCAACTTCGATCCCAATGCTATTGAGCTCGCGAGCTTGCTCAGCATCAAGACCGGCGGTTGTCCTGAGGATTGCGGATATTGTTCGCAAAGCGCGCGCTACGATACTGGCGTCGGTGCAACTCGTTTATTGGATCAGGCCGACGTAGTTGCTGCCGCGCGGCGAGCCAAAAGCGCCGGCGCGACCCGGTTCTGCATGGCCGCTGCCTGGCGTAGCCCAAAGGACCGGGAACTTGATCGCGTTTGCGACATGGTAACCGCGGTGAAGCGACTAGGTCTCGAAACTTGTGTCACGCTCGGAATGCTGACGTCCGAGCAGGCCGAACGGCTCGCCACCGCCGGCCTCCGCTTTTACAACCATAACGTCGACACCTCGCCCGAGTTCTACGGCAAGATCATCACCACACGTACCTTGCAGGACCGCCTGGACACGTTGGAGCACGTACGCCACGCCGGCATCAGCGTCTGTTCGGGGGGCATCATCGGAATGGGCGAGGGAATCGAAGATCGGCTCGGCATGCTCGTATTGCTTGCCAATCTGCCGGCCCATCCAGAAAGCGTACCCATTAACCTTTGGAATGAGGTCAGGGGTGTACCGGTTGCGGATACCGCCTCGCGTCCCGATCCGATTGAGGTGGCGCGGCTGGTCGCGGTCGCCCGCATTTTGATGCCACACGCGGTGGTCCGGCTGTCGGCCGGACGACAGTATATGACCGATGAGCTGCAGGCGCTTTGCTTTCTGGCTGGCGCGAATTCGCTCTTCATCGGTGACGTACTGCTCACGACGAAAAACCCGCAACGCGAGCGGGATGAAGGTCTTCTACAGCGGCTCGGCATGAGCTTCCGGCCGCACTGA
- a CDS encoding short-chain fatty acyl-CoA regulator family protein, whose translation MTKHRKIFAGDRLRRLREQRGTTQAELADALGISAGYLSQMEGDQRPITRKLLMRLSRLLGIEPNYFAADDDLRLASELRESASDPLFGSAISADEASAAVRVAPDIAQRFLHLYRGYLALEEEHRSLQTRVAQNDVGAASRFPYDEVRDWVQSKRNYFDALDRAAERLAEARDFHPENRNEDFIKYLRDAYGIRTGQAREDLGKGMIWRLDNNAKTLFLSEDAPVESRLFWIAHVIGLLEQRDSIERQIKQARLSNEEAASLARVALANYFAGALVMPYEAFLATAREVRYDIERLQRRFGTSFEQVCHRLSTLQRRDSPGIPFYFLKIDIAGNVLKRSSATRFQFARFGGPCPLWNVHQSFSQPGRILIQLAATPDGTRYLSVARTVSLSAGSYLSRPRAVAVGLGCEIAYANETVYSKGLDLDDLDATDPIGPGCRACERKDCRHRALPPIGHPLDVGTIERGVLPYQIDTKIPRAGGIR comes from the coding sequence GTGACGAAGCACCGGAAGATCTTTGCCGGCGACCGGCTGCGGCGGCTGCGCGAACAACGCGGGACGACACAAGCGGAACTCGCAGACGCTCTTGGCATTTCGGCAGGCTATCTGAGCCAAATGGAGGGGGATCAGAGGCCAATCACGCGCAAGCTGCTGATGCGGCTTAGCCGGCTGCTCGGCATTGAACCGAACTATTTCGCAGCCGATGATGACTTGCGGCTCGCGAGCGAACTTCGCGAAAGCGCCAGCGACCCGCTGTTCGGGTCAGCCATCTCGGCCGACGAGGCGAGCGCGGCCGTCCGGGTCGCACCCGACATCGCGCAGCGCTTTCTCCATCTCTACCGCGGCTATCTCGCGCTCGAAGAAGAGCATCGTTCCCTGCAAACGCGCGTCGCGCAGAACGATGTAGGAGCCGCCAGCCGCTTTCCCTACGATGAGGTCCGGGACTGGGTGCAATCGAAGCGAAACTATTTCGATGCGCTCGACCGCGCCGCCGAAAGACTCGCCGAAGCACGAGACTTCCATCCCGAGAACCGCAACGAAGACTTCATCAAGTACTTGCGCGATGCGTATGGGATCCGAACGGGCCAAGCTCGAGAGGATCTTGGTAAGGGGATGATCTGGCGGCTCGATAACAACGCCAAGACCCTCTTTCTATCCGAAGATGCCCCCGTAGAAAGTCGACTGTTCTGGATCGCTCACGTCATCGGCCTCCTTGAACAGCGAGACAGCATCGAGCGCCAAATCAAACAGGCACGACTGAGTAATGAGGAGGCAGCATCGCTGGCACGCGTCGCTCTCGCCAACTACTTTGCCGGTGCACTGGTCATGCCGTACGAAGCATTCCTCGCCACCGCGCGCGAAGTTCGGTACGACATCGAACGCCTTCAGCGACGCTTCGGCACGAGCTTCGAACAGGTCTGCCATCGCTTGAGCACGCTTCAACGTCGTGACTCGCCAGGAATTCCGTTCTACTTCTTGAAGATCGACATCGCCGGAAACGTGCTAAAGCGCAGCAGCGCCACCCGCTTCCAGTTCGCCCGCTTCGGAGGTCCCTGCCCCCTGTGGAACGTGCATCAATCGTTTTCGCAGCCTGGCCGCATCTTGATCCAGTTGGCTGCCACGCCGGATGGAACGAGATATCTTTCCGTGGCTCGAACCGTGAGTCTTTCGGCAGGCTCCTATCTTAGTCGCCCGCGCGCCGTCGCGGTCGGACTCGGATGCGAAATTGCCTATGCAAACGAGACGGTCTACTCGAAAGGCCTCGACCTGGATGACCTCGATGCAACCGATCCCATCGGTCCAGGATGCAGAGCCTGCGAACGTAAAGATTGTCGTCACCGGGCGTTACCGCCGATCGGACATCCACTTGACGTCGGTACAATAGAAAGAGGGGTGCTCCCGTATCAAATCGACACTAAAATTCCGCGAGCCGGCGGCATCAGATGA
- a CDS encoding carboxyl transferase domain-containing protein, which translates to MLKGKATMGLAGPALVRAGTGEVIASQALGGADAQVDRHGLADLGVDTEPQAIDAIRSFLSYLAANAQAAGPRAAVPPDADSPERAERLLDAVPANTRRNYDVLPLISLIADPESVYEIKPTFARNIVTAFARLEGRPVGFIASQALHAGGMLDSPACEKAARFIATCDAFGLPLICLIDVPGFSIGSEAERTTSGRRSAKLIYELGHATVPRISIVLRKGYGLGYVAMGGGHSFDADACLAWPTAEICAMSVEGSVDVAYRAEYERAADPASRRQELIDAIRSRIGPIHAAEGFGVDEVIAPRTTRGRLLELLERAPARRDVHQPRNFRSISPI; encoded by the coding sequence ATGCTCAAGGGTAAGGCGACGATGGGACTGGCGGGGCCCGCCCTGGTGCGAGCCGGCACGGGCGAGGTGATCGCGTCGCAGGCGCTCGGCGGCGCTGACGCGCAAGTCGATCGCCACGGACTTGCAGACCTCGGTGTCGACACGGAACCGCAAGCAATCGATGCCATTCGGTCGTTTCTCTCCTATTTGGCAGCGAATGCACAAGCGGCGGGCCCACGGGCGGCTGTACCGCCGGACGCCGACAGTCCCGAACGAGCTGAGCGGCTGCTGGACGCAGTACCCGCCAACACACGTCGAAATTATGATGTTTTGCCGTTGATTTCGCTCATCGCCGACCCAGAGAGCGTGTACGAAATCAAACCTACCTTTGCGCGTAACATCGTGACCGCGTTTGCGCGCCTGGAGGGCCGACCAGTCGGTTTCATCGCCAGTCAGGCGCTGCACGCAGGTGGCATGCTCGACTCGCCTGCGTGCGAAAAGGCAGCGCGCTTCATCGCGACTTGTGATGCATTCGGTTTGCCCCTGATCTGTTTGATCGACGTTCCCGGCTTTTCGATAGGATCTGAGGCGGAAAGAACGACGTCGGGCCGCAGGAGCGCTAAGCTCATCTACGAGCTGGGCCACGCAACTGTGCCGCGCATCTCGATCGTTCTGCGCAAGGGGTACGGGTTGGGTTACGTGGCGATGGGCGGCGGCCACAGTTTCGATGCCGACGCCTGCCTTGCATGGCCGACGGCGGAGATCTGTGCAATGTCGGTCGAGGGTTCTGTGGATGTCGCGTACCGTGCCGAGTATGAGCGTGCCGCCGATCCCGCATCGCGGCGCCAGGAGCTGATCGATGCCATTCGCAGCCGGATCGGCCCGATCCATGCCGCGGAAGGCTTCGGCGTCGACGAAGTGATCGCCCCCCGAACAACACGAGGTCGCTTGCTCGAGCTTCTTGAACGAGCGCCGGCGCGGCGCGACGTGCATCAACCTCGAAATTTTCGATCAATCAGTCCGATTTGA
- a CDS encoding biotin/lipoyl-containing protein, which translates to MELRVSSGALSTFDPPSGAGIGIEPAGHRGYAANPSFDSLLAKVVIRSASSEFEDATRRAYRSLCEFDISGAQTNLALLQNILLHPEFVAGHIDTRFVEAHAKELVAVSSDMHPGFRRSVGSQPTEAALVDDNSYVADGVLVRSPMQGRLLSIDVNVGDRIRSGHALLVVEAMKMEHSVVAEVAGVVTEVLCSAGDSLRAGAPLVVIAPYDLALDDDANRTDATTSATERLDVLLEQRAALLDEARPGAVAKQRERGALTARKRIALLCADSFVEFGSSIAARRSSSHRISQCSVAVLAI; encoded by the coding sequence ATGGAATTGCGCGTGAGCTCCGGCGCACTTTCCACGTTCGACCCGCCTTCTGGCGCAGGGATCGGGATCGAGCCAGCCGGTCATCGGGGCTACGCCGCCAACCCGAGCTTCGACTCGCTGCTCGCCAAGGTCGTAATCAGGTCTGCGTCCAGTGAATTCGAGGACGCGACGCGGCGTGCCTATCGATCGCTGTGCGAATTCGATATCAGCGGAGCGCAGACTAATCTTGCGCTATTGCAAAATATCTTACTCCATCCCGAGTTCGTCGCCGGCCACATCGACACGCGGTTCGTCGAAGCACACGCCAAGGAGCTCGTCGCGGTTTCGAGTGACATGCACCCCGGCTTCAGACGCTCCGTTGGAAGCCAACCGACGGAAGCGGCGCTTGTCGACGACAACTCTTACGTCGCAGATGGCGTACTGGTCCGCTCTCCAATGCAGGGCCGGCTGCTGTCGATTGACGTCAATGTTGGCGACCGCATTCGCTCAGGCCACGCTCTTCTCGTGGTTGAAGCGATGAAGATGGAGCATTCTGTTGTCGCCGAGGTAGCTGGCGTCGTGACAGAGGTGCTTTGTTCGGCGGGGGATTCGCTACGCGCAGGCGCCCCCTTGGTGGTGATTGCGCCTTACGACCTCGCTTTGGACGACGATGCCAATCGAACGGATGCGACGACCAGCGCGACGGAACGTCTTGACGTTCTGCTCGAGCAGCGGGCGGCGCTTCTCGATGAGGCCCGCCCCGGCGCCGTCGCCAAACAGCGAGAACGTGGAGCCTTGACGGCTCGCAAGAGAATCGCCCTCCTGTGCGCAGACAGCTTTGTGGAATTCGGCTCCTCGATAGCCGCCCGACGGTCGTCTTCGCACAGGATTTCACAGTGTTCGGTGGCAGTGCTGGCCATCTGA